Proteins encoded in a region of the Lepidochelys kempii isolate rLepKem1 chromosome 24, rLepKem1.hap2, whole genome shotgun sequence genome:
- the LOC140902890 gene encoding uncharacterized protein, giving the protein MSLHQDQQQCKQGITLPPALCKGNPKECPEIVPCPEPVKCPEPIPCCPEKPPCKEPPVPVPPPCPEPIPCPQQKQECKLLPVPVPLPCPEPIPCPEKAPCKEPPVSVPLPCPEPIPCPQQKQECKLPPVPVPSPCPEPIPCPEKPPCKEPPVPVPTPCPEPIPCCPEKPPCKEPPVPVPLPCPEPIPCPQQKQECKLPPFPVPSPCPEPIPCPEKPPCKETPVPVSTPCPEPIPCCPEKPPCKEPPVPVTPPCPEPVKCPPCVKTCPPIEQQQCKQQCQLPPNWK; this is encoded by the coding sequence ATGTCTCTTCACCAAGACCAGCAGCAATGCAAGCAAGGCATCACCCTGCCGCCGGCACTCTGTAAAGGAAACCCGAAAGAGTGCCCAGAAATTGTGCCGTGTCCAGAGCCGGTGAAATGTCCTGAGCCAATACCATGTTGTCCCGAGAAGCCACCATGCAAGGAACCACCAGTCCCAGTTCCTCCTCCATGCCCCGAGCCAATACCATGTCCGCAACAGAAGCAAGAGTGCAAGTTGCTACCAGTCCCAGTTCCTCTTCCATGCCCTGAGCCAATACCTTGTCCAGAGAAGGCACCATGCAAGGAACCACCAGTCTCAGTTCCTCTTCCATGCCCTGAGCCAATACCATGTCCTCAACAGAAGCAAGAGTGCAAGTTGCCCCCAGTCCCAGTTCCTTCTCCATGCCCTGAACCAATACCTTGTCCAGAGAAGCCACCATGCAAGGAACCACCAGTCCCAGTACCTACTCCATGCCCTGAGCCAATACCATGTTGCCCAGAGAAGCCACCATGCAAGGAACCACCAGTCCCAGTTCCTCTTCCATGCCCCGAGCCAATACCATGTCCACAACAGAAGCAAGAGTGCAAGTTGCCCCCATTCCCAGTTCCTTCTCCATGCCCTGAGCCAATACCTTGTCCAGAGAAGCCACCATGCAAGGAAACACCAGTTCCAGTTTCTACTCCATGCCCTGAGCCAATACCATGTTGCCCAGAGAAGCCACCATGCAAGGAACCACCAGTCCCAGTTACTCCTCCATGCCCTGAGCCAGTGAAATGCCCACCTTGTGTGAAGACGTGCCCACCCATTGAACAGCAACAATGCAAGCAGCAATGCCAGTTGCCACCCAATTGGAAGTAA